The following coding sequences lie in one Salipiger sp. H15 genomic window:
- a CDS encoding DUF1214 domain-containing protein — MPRPLAILTLSAVICAATTLPALAQEATPLAQAKLQGDETLDTPAGAIVLQDSYFDEDASERLFDLMDLQRAAQLYIWSTPLVSTATWRDNQGEAFGTDTPGAFAVLETLKEKRGIVTANLTTPYIFNFTDLSEGPVQIDYPAGQTAGGVLDMWMRPVFDLGLTGPDKGEGATYVVVGPEGDPSQYEAEGIHVFQSATNNVLVGIRILDPDPSYYDTYISAYKMGPVGSAGDATFVKGKDVEWSATAPRGLAYWETLSAIVNEEPVREIDKPWMAMLEPLGIVKGEEFAPTERQRRILLEGAALGELMTRNLQVNPRYTEVWWEGTSWYKSFDFDIPQETETLQQFDQRATWFYEAVGSSEGMVNPTPGAGQVYMTTKRDADGEMLRADRNYVLHVPADVPVGQFWSLTLYSENTRRPYDNGGTEISDVSLDSRMEQLQYNEDGSVDLYVGPDAPDGLESNHLETVGDDGWFVYFRLYAPEEGFFDKSFTLADFEIVE, encoded by the coding sequence ATGCCCCGTCCTCTTGCCATCCTCACATTGTCCGCAGTGATCTGCGCAGCCACCACGCTTCCGGCTCTCGCACAAGAGGCGACCCCTCTCGCTCAAGCGAAGCTGCAGGGTGATGAGACGCTCGACACCCCTGCTGGCGCCATCGTTCTTCAGGACAGCTATTTTGACGAAGACGCTTCAGAACGTCTGTTCGACCTGATGGACCTGCAGCGCGCCGCGCAGCTCTACATCTGGTCCACACCTCTGGTGAGCACGGCGACCTGGCGTGACAATCAGGGTGAGGCGTTTGGCACTGACACGCCGGGGGCCTTTGCCGTCCTTGAGACGCTCAAGGAAAAGCGCGGTATCGTCACGGCGAACCTGACCACGCCCTATATCTTCAACTTCACGGACCTTTCCGAGGGGCCAGTCCAGATTGATTACCCTGCGGGGCAGACGGCCGGCGGCGTTCTCGACATGTGGATGCGGCCGGTGTTCGACCTCGGTCTCACGGGCCCCGACAAAGGAGAGGGCGCGACATATGTTGTCGTCGGCCCGGAAGGCGATCCCAGCCAGTACGAAGCGGAAGGTATCCATGTCTTCCAGAGCGCGACCAACAACGTTCTTGTCGGCATCCGCATTCTCGATCCGGATCCGTCGTACTACGACACCTACATCTCGGCCTACAAAATGGGTCCGGTGGGCTCGGCAGGCGACGCCACCTTCGTGAAAGGTAAGGATGTCGAATGGAGTGCAACGGCTCCGCGCGGTCTGGCGTACTGGGAGACGCTTTCTGCCATCGTGAACGAAGAGCCCGTGCGAGAGATCGACAAGCCCTGGATGGCCATGTTGGAACCGCTGGGGATTGTGAAAGGCGAAGAGTTTGCGCCGACCGAACGCCAGCGACGCATCCTGCTCGAAGGTGCGGCGCTCGGGGAGCTGATGACCCGCAACCTGCAGGTCAACCCGCGCTACACAGAGGTGTGGTGGGAAGGCACTTCCTGGTACAAGAGCTTCGATTTTGACATCCCGCAGGAGACCGAAACTCTCCAGCAGTTCGACCAAAGGGCGACATGGTTTTACGAGGCCGTGGGCTCTTCAGAAGGCATGGTCAATCCCACGCCCGGTGCGGGGCAGGTTTACATGACGACCAAGCGCGATGCCGACGGCGAGATGCTGCGGGCGGACCGCAACTACGTGCTTCACGTCCCGGCCGATGTTCCGGTGGGCCAGTTCTGGTCACTGACCCTCTATAGCGAGAACACGCGGCGCCCCTATGACAACGGCGGCACCGAGATCTCAGATGTCAGCCTCGATAGCCGGATGGAGCAGCTCCAGTACAACGAAGATGGCTCGGTCGATCTTTACGTCGGGCCCGACGCTCCCGATGGACTGGAGAGCAATCACCTCGAGACTGTCGGCGACGATGGCTGGTTCGTCTATTTCCGCCTCTACGCCCCCGAAGAGGGCTTCTTCGACAAGAGCTTCACCCTCGCGGACTTCGAGATCGTCGAATGA